The segment CGGCGTAACATCTTTAAATTCTAAGCGCAGCTTCCCCTCTGGGGTTAACTCAAAAATAGTTAAGGCGATTTCATCCGGTGTGAGTGCCATATCCAGGTGCATCGGTTGAGTCGCCGTCTGAATTTGATACTCGACTGGGATTGCCACAGCCGACCCATCTTGAGCGGGTAAGATAAAAAATAATTGGTTATCAGAGGCAAAAATTAACTGGATTGATTCCCCAGACGCCGGATCAGTGGCTTGCCATTCTCCGATTAATTGCTGGGTAATCACATCAGGTTGCGATCGCATCTCAGATGCAGGGGAGGGATTATCCGGTTCAGATTGCGCTTGAGAGGGAACGCCACTACAGACAAGCAGGGCGAAAAGAACGAATATCAAACGCGATCGGCACAACGTAAACAATAGAGAAACAGGATTCATCATAGCCATCCAACCCAGCTAACTGATTGGATTTTAACAATGACGAATGACAAATGACGAATGACGAATGACCTTACGTCGCTACCCACCCCGAAAACACCCAGCCACCATTCGCCAGTCGTACCCAGTTCCCCGCCGTCTGATCCGTGGTAATCGCAGCGCCATCGGCTACAGTATCCACCACCCGATACCCTAAACCGGGACCCGATCGCACATTCAAGGGACTCCCATTCGTCGTCACCACGGCGGTATCCCTTGCTGGAGTTGCACCGCCTCCTTCACCGACAATCCAGCGAGAGGAAACCCAGTTGCCATTCGCCAGTTGAGACCAGCCACTAACATTACGACCACTGAGGCTAACTGTTCGGTTATCGGCTACCGTACCCACCACACGATACCCCAAACCGGGACCCGATCGCACGTTGAGGGGATTGTTATTGGTGTTAACCACGGCGGTATTCGTCACCGGAGTCGCACCTCCCCCATCCCCATCCTCTCCATATAAGGCGGTTAACGTCGTCGATCCCGCAATCCCATCCGGCGTCAATCCCTCAGACGCCTGAACCGTTCTCACAGCCGCTTCAGTGAGGCGACCATAATAGCCAGTGACGGGTCCGTTATAAACCCCAACCTCTTGTAATCGATTTTGCAGATTGGTTACCGCTGTCCCCGTACTACCAGGGCGCAAGACAGCGGAGGATGGAACAGTACTACCACCATTCTCACCTTGTACCCAGCGAGAAGCGACCCAGTTGCCATTGCTGAGTTGAGACCAGCCATCGGCATCAAGACCACTGAGATTAATGGTAGTGCCATTGGCAAGAGTGCTAACCACGCCATACCCTAAACCGGGACCCGATCGCACATTTAGGGGACTACCATTCGTATCAACCACCGCCGCCCAAGCGCTACTGGTTACGCTTAAGGAAGACAGTGCGATCGCTAACGCCAATCCCCGAATCCAGGCTAAACTCGGTGGTTTCCAGTCAACCTCTGACTCGAAAACAGACCCATCAGCACTGAACTGGGACTGGGGAATCTTATCATCGGCTTGGGCGGAGAAATGGGTATAGGCTAGGGTTTCCATCAGAATACCTCACTGTTCGTTTATCGCAGTGATGAACCTTAACCGTAGACAAGACAGATTCAATACCCGGATTAATTCCCCATTTACCTGCAACAGAAGATAGTTTGGGGTGGTGAAAGGACGACGGCTGGGTTCATCTAATTTTAGAATTTTCTTTTCCAATAACATTATTAGAGATAATTAAGCGAACTAACGTCCCTCAAAAGAAAGGTTTAAGGAAGTAGGTGGGGACAATTAAAGTTAACGGTGGAGAACTCGCTGTCGCGAGAAGCAAGCTACGTCATTCGTCATTCGTCATTTGTCATACTCGCTCCCCCAGCTTCCCCATCTCCCCCAGCTTCCCCATCTCCCCCAGCTTCCCCATCTTCCCCTGCTCCCCCATCTTCCCCTGCTCCCCCGGCTTCCCCAGCTTCCCCAGCTTCCCCATCTTCCCCAGCTTCCCCAGCTCCCCCAGCTTCCCCTGCTCTCTAACCCCACCACAACACCGATTCAGCAGCCCCTATTTATTTATTTGTCGTCGGAGGGGGATGAAGACTATAGTAACGATTAGCCCCTCTCTATCCATTTTGCATTCTTATTCTTATGGCTACTGCCACTTGGACTCGCCGCCATGTCCTTTCCCTGGAAGATTTTACATCGTCTGAATACGATACCCTCTTACAAACCGCCGCTAGCTGTCGGGAAGTTCTCTCTCGGCGTACCAAAAAAGTCCCGGCTTTGCAAGGTCAGGTGGTGGCGAATATGTTTTTTGAACCCTCAACCCGCACCCGCAGTAGTTTTGAACTCGCCGCTAAACGATTGAGTGCGGATACCCTCAACTTTGCACCAGGAACCTCATCCTTGACCAAAGGAGAAACCATTCTCGACACCGCCAAAACCTATTTAGCCATGGGAGCTGATATGATGGTGATTCGCCATCGAGAAGCAGGAGTCCCCCATGCGATCGCCCAGGAAATGGATCGCCTGGAAACGAATGTCGGTATTTTAAATGCGGGAGATGGTCAACATGAACATCCCTCTCAGGCGTTGCTGGATTTATTTACCATTACCTCCCTATTAGACTTTGAGTATCCTCGCCTAAAACTCTTGGCAGACAAAAAAATTGCCATTGTCGGCGATATCGTCCATTCACGGGTTGCTCGTTCTAATATTTGGAGTCTCACCGCCAGTGGTGCTGAGGTTCATTTAGCCGGTCCACCGACATTAGTCCCCCAAGAGTTTGCTGAGTATGTCCAGGGAACGGGAGAGCTTGTAGAGACGAGCCATGGCACGTCTGGAGCGGGGGAGAAAAAAGAGAATTTTTCCCAACCCTCAATCCCCAATCGGCGGCTATTCTTACATTGGGAGGTTGAACCGGCGCTCAAAGATGCCGATTTTGTCATGACCCTACGGCTGCAAAAAGAACGCATGACCGCCCATCTACTGCCTAGTTTGCGAGAATATCATCAGCGGTATGGGATTACACGCGATCGCTTAAAACTTTGCCATCCTGGAGTCAAAATCCTTCACCCCGGACCCGTCAATCGCGGCGTGGAAATTAGTTCCGAGTTAATGGATGATCCGGAATTCAGTTTAATTTCTCAACAGGTTACCAGTGGTGTAGCGGTACGCATGGCGCTGCTGTATTTGATGGGGAGTGGCAAGTCTTAATTGTTGTCATTCGTCATTTGTCATTGGTCTTATGTCAATTCTCTACCCTATCTCCCTCATCTTCCCCAGCTTTCCCATTTCCCCCATCTTCCCCTCACCACAACAAGTTTTCAGCAAGTCCTCTTTAATTTTGCTGTAGTATAATTCAGCCTTATTTCTTCGTCAACAGGTTACTTGTAAAATTTCGATGAAGATTGGGCGGGTTTTTAAAGTGTTGATGAAGTATTAATTCCTGGTTTTTTTCTGTGTATAGTATTTTCATAAGGTACATCAATGAGTTTTTTCGTCTAGTCC is part of the Coleofasciculus chthonoplastes PCC 7420 genome and harbors:
- a CDS encoding SH3 domain-containing protein; the protein is METLAYTHFSAQADDKIPQSQFSADGSVFESEVDWKPPSLAWIRGLALAIALSSLSVTSSAWAAVVDTNGSPLNVRSGPGLGYGVVSTLANGTTINLSGLDADGWSQLSNGNWVASRWVQGENGGSTVPSSAVLRPGSTGTAVTNLQNRLQEVGVYNGPVTGYYGRLTEAAVRTVQASEGLTPDGIAGSTTLTALYGEDGDGGGATPVTNTAVVNTNNNPLNVRSGPGLGYRVVGTVADNRTVSLSGRNVSGWSQLANGNWVSSRWIVGEGGGATPARDTAVVTTNGSPLNVRSGPGLGYRVVDTVADGAAITTDQTAGNWVRLANGGWVFSGWVAT
- a CDS encoding aspartate carbamoyltransferase catalytic subunit yields the protein MATATWTRRHVLSLEDFTSSEYDTLLQTAASCREVLSRRTKKVPALQGQVVANMFFEPSTRTRSSFELAAKRLSADTLNFAPGTSSLTKGETILDTAKTYLAMGADMMVIRHREAGVPHAIAQEMDRLETNVGILNAGDGQHEHPSQALLDLFTITSLLDFEYPRLKLLADKKIAIVGDIVHSRVARSNIWSLTASGAEVHLAGPPTLVPQEFAEYVQGTGELVETSHGTSGAGEKKENFSQPSIPNRRLFLHWEVEPALKDADFVMTLRLQKERMTAHLLPSLREYHQRYGITRDRLKLCHPGVKILHPGPVNRGVEISSELMDDPEFSLISQQVTSGVAVRMALLYLMGSGKS